The nucleotide window aggggaatagggagagaggagatgagaaagggaggggaatagggagagaggagatgagaaagggaggggaatagggagagaggagatgagaaagggaggggaatagggagagaggagatgagaaagggaggggaatagggagagaggagatgagaaagggaggggaatagggagagaggagatgagaaagggaggggaatagggagagaggagatgagaaagggaggggaatagggagagaggagatgagaaagggaggggaatagggagaggggagatgagaaagggaggggaatagggagaggggagatgagaaagggaggggaatagggagagaggagaggagaaagggaggggaatagggagaggggagatgagaaagggagggaatagggagaggggagatgagaaagggagggaatagggagagaggagaggagaaaggaagggggagagggagagaggagaggagaaaggaagggggagagggagagaggagatgagaaagggagggaatagtgagagaggagaggagaaagggaggggaatagggagagaggagatgagaaagggagggaatagggagagaggagaggagaaaggaagggggagagaggagaggagaaaggaagggggagagggagagaggagaggagaaaggaagggggagagggagagaggagatgagaaaggaagggggagagggagagaggagatgagaaaggaagggggagaggggagatgagaaaggaagggggagagggagagaggagatgagaaaggaagggggagagggagagaggagaggagaaaggaagggggagagggagagaggagaggagaaaggaagggggagagggagagaggagaggagaaagggaggggaaggggaagaTGTAGAAACATAGCACATGTTTTTATGGTGATAAAATGTGACAGAAGTGACACTATATCTATAACAGATTCATTTTTTAACTAAAGTTAATTTAGCTACGGCTCCTTCGTCTTAGTtcacttctctcctcccccttccttctgctctcctccccctttctccctctcgccctccctcactccttcttgccctggtctctctcctctccatgcccctctctttcacatctctcctctcctgccccctctctcctccctcactaaTTCCCTTGGCcgctctcccttccttcctccccccctccccattgTTTAGGTCAGTGCTCTCTACTCCCAGCTggcagtggagtgtgtgtgtgtgtgtctgtgtgatggtATGTGTGTTACATACCTTCATCCCAGCTGCTGCTGCGGGACCACTGGGGTCGACAGcctggatgtggcagggcttactgCCTCGCACCACGAAGCCCCAGCCCACCGCATCCCCCACGATCTGAGGAGGCagtcaaaatgtatttaaaaaagaGCATTAAAGCAGAGAGCTAGAAACAACAGGGTTGGTGTGATTAAAAAGGTTGTCACCGTGCTACAGGGGGCATGACACCGCGCTACAGGGGGCATGACACCGCGCTACAGGGGGCATGACACCGCGCTACAGGGGGCATGACACCGCGCTACAGGGGGCATGACACCGCGCTACAGGGGCATGACACCGCGCTACAGGGGGCATGACACCGCGCTACAGGGGGCATGACACCGCGCTACAGGGGCATGACACCGCGCTACAGGGGGCATGACACCGCGCTACAGGGGGCATGACACCGCGCTACAGGGGGCATGACACTGCGCTACAGGGGGCATGACATGAGATGCAACAGTGTTGTAGGATGATTTTGATGTTCCATCATTCTCTAAAATGTATCTGTCAGGAACTGTAATGTTTGTTATGCAGAAGTAACATGAAGTGTTgtttttaactgtgtgtgtgtgtgtgtgtgtgtgtgtgtgtgtgtgtgtgtgtgtgtgtgtgtgtgtgtgtgtgtatatatatatatatatatatatatatatatatattactatcCTTGTGGATACTGGAATTCCCAAAAAGTAGGGGACATTTCCTACACCCCCACGAGGACAGAGGCTATTTTAGAGTTAGggggtaggggtgtgtgtgtggtgtgcttgCGCGTGCTGTAACAGCCCTTATCAGATCTCTCTCATGAAGCTTCTAAGAACCTACTCAGACAAGCATTCCATTTCAGAACACAAGAGGGTCATCTCAGGCAGAGCCCAGAGCCAATCCGGTCAGTCTGTTAGGAGTGATGATGTGTCCCACCCAGTCTAATATGAACTGGTATCAGTAGTGCATTCAGCCCGATTCCCTGGTGAATATCAGACCCGGTAAGGAGGAGAATCGTCTGTGGATCAGACCATGCAGGCCagagtgtgtgtatactgtgtgtgggATGTGGACATGCCATCTTCGGGTGACagtagaatgtgtgtgtgggttagggTGGCAAAGGGAGGGTATAATTACTGGAAACTTTACCAGGAAACTACCAATATTTTGGTAACTTAaggatttataaaaaatataaaaaaatatcacagttgtgtgttatttctggtcctctgtgtgtccttatcacatgtaaaaatACATAAAACAATCAAATAAGATAAGTGtttcaaaataatatatatatatatatatatatatatatatagaatgaCAAATCTGTAAAACATCCAAAATATAACCATCAACTTAGTAAATACAATGGGTGTTTAATAtaagggtttcagcatgaaatatacagtatatttatttattataaatGCTTTGCCGCCAACCTGGGAGGCAGTTGTGATGAAAGTCAAACGTTGGAAGTTGCAAAGTTAATTGATAATAATGCCaatgttgattagatgcttttttcattagcctattttctcttgaaccatatggtctatttTACTAGAAACTCATAGACACGGACATAAAAATTAATACTATATATGAATACAGTCTAAAGTATAAAATGACATTTAGATGTTGTtgaggggtaaggtgactatatacagggtcagttcagtaccatattaacaatgtacagggatactggagtgatagaggtagatatgtagaggggtaaacatactatatacagggtcagttcagtaccatattaacaatgtacagggatactggagtgatagaggtagatatgtagaggggtaaacatactatatacagggtcagttcagtaccatattaacaatgtacagggatactggagtgatagaggtagatatgtagaggggtaaacatactatatacagggtcagttcagtaccatattaacaatgtacagggatactggagtgatagaggtagatatgtagaggggtaaacatactatatacagggtcagttcagtaccatattaacaatgtacagggatactagagtgatagaggtagatatgtagaggggtaaacatactatatacagggtcagttcagtaccatattaacaatgtacagggatactggagtgatagaggtagatatgtagaggggtaaacatactatatacagggtcagttcagtaccatattaacaatgtacagggacactggagtgatggaggtagatatgtagaggggtaaacatactatatacagggtcagttcagtaccatattaacaatgtacagggatactggagtgatagaggtagatatgtagaggggtaaacatactatatacagggtcagttcagtaccatattaacaatgtacatgtgctggggcattgtgccggggaggaaacgggcgaactccgcagcacccactgccgcatattttgccctcagtgcatcattgcattggaggtcaatcaactccatttggaggtttggtggtgagctttccacgtcaacagcaaatgggttaccgagcagttccaacctgcttttttgtgcttcaaagtcagcaaatcggcgtcgaaagtcagcggcaagcatacctattttatcagccaactgtgtgctcgggaacgcactggtagagagcttctctttcatggtctggcagctgggaaagtggctcaaattttctttccgcatctgcgtctcccacagagtcagtttggttttaaatgccttcactgtactgtacatatcagagatgacacgatcccgaccctgcagctgcaagtttattgcattcagatgactcgtaatgtcacctttccctggcttagccatcgcacctctgtgtgataaggcaaatcaccatgctccgtttctaactccgtcagaaatgccttgaactggcggtgattcaaacctttggctctgataaagttaactgtgcgcgtgatgatgctcattacatgctccattttcaaggctttaccgcacaacgcttcctggtgtatgatacaatgataagctgtcagctcacctgtcgcgttttcctcttgcatcttttcccgtatcttcgccaccagtccgctcctgtgtccacacatcgcaggtgctccgtcggttgtcaaacccacgagtttttcccaaggcagctccatctcatttacacatcttgacacctcttcatacaaatcatgccccgtagttgtgccatgcataggacgtaaagccaaaaactcctctgtcacgcttaggttggagtccactccgcggatgaaaattgacaactgggcaatgtcagaaatgtcggtgctctcatccacagccaaggaatatgcaataaaatcttttccctttttcacaagctgctcttttagattgatggacaactggtctactctctcggcaatggtgtttctgctcagactcacatttaaaaagagttgccttttttctgggcaaacttcgtcacaaactttaatcatgcagtttttgatgaaatccccctccgtaaatggccgggctgatttagcgatctcttctgccaaaataaaactggccttgacagcagcctggccttgtgatttggcttttttgaacagagcctggccttgtgatttggcttttttgaacagagcctgtcgagatttgaggcctcgttttaattcctctgccttttgtagcctttgttccatgtccatattcttgtttttgtccgcgtgtttcgtttcataatgtcgtctcagattatactctttcagtaccgccacactttctccacacagaagacacacaggttttccagctaccttcgtgaacatatactccgactcccaccttgtttgaaacccccggttctcagtatccaccttccgttttgccatttttgatgggtatctgaaagttaattttactgtgatgctgacgactgctgtgccaataaatattgaaatgaagcagcctattgctcggtgcgtcacctttgcattgtgggaaatgtagtattggtgcgtgtaaaagatctgcgggctgccggcttgctgcgggccggttctaataataaatcaagatcatcccaggggccgtaaaaaaccttcttgcgggccggatgtggcccgcgggccttgactctgacatatgtgatatacagggtcagttcagtaccatattaacaatgtacagggatactggagtgatagaggtagatatgtagaggggtaaacatactatatacagggtcagttcagtaccatattaacaatgtacagggacactggagtgatggaggtagatatgtagaggggtaaacatactatatacagggtcagttcagtaccatattaacaatgtacagggatactggagtgatagaggtagatatgtagaggggtaaacatactatatacagggtcagttcagtaccatattaacaatgtacagggacactggagtgatagaggtagatatgtagagggaaGAAGCTGTGTGTCAGTCTGCTGGCTTGGGGACAGAAGCTGTGTGTATCAGTCTGCTAGCCTGGGGACAGAAGCTGTGTTTCAGTCTGCTAGCCTGGGGACAGAAGCTGTGTTTCAGTCTGCTAGCCTGGGGACAGAAGCTGTGTTTCAGTCTGCTAGCCTGGGGACAGAAGCGGTTCAGGAACCTgctggtgtcagacttgatgcaccggtaccacttgccgtgcggaagcagagagaacagtctatggctcggGCATGTCATTACAgtcattacaccccccccccccccccccgtgtgtgtgtgtgtgtgtgacgtactGTGAATGTCTTCTTTATGTAAGGGCCTCCTGGCGTCTGCAGCTCCTCAGGACTCACTTGTCTCTTCAACACTGCAAAGCAAACACACAGTAAGtactgacactgacacacacagagtaagtactgacactgacacacacacacacacacatactaagtactgacacacacactaagtactgacacacacactaagtactgacacacacactaagtactgacacacacactaagtactgacacacacactaagtactgacacacactaagtactgacacacactaagtactgacacacactaagtactgacacacactaagtactgacacacactaagtactgacacacacacacacacacacacacacactgcagaacaTTCCTCCTGCAGCAGTAACTATAGTCTCATCATGttgtcctgtgtgcaggaggacaaCATTCCTCCTGCAGCAGTAACTATAGTCTCATCGTGttgtcctgtgtgcaggaggacaaCACTCCTCCTGCAGCAGTAACTATAGTCTCATCGTGttgtcctgtgtgcaggaggaggaCAACATTCATCCTGCAGCAGTAACGATAGTCTCATCGTGttgtcctgtgtgcaggaggacaaCATTCATCCTGCAGCAGTAACTATAGTATCATGttgtcctgtgtgcaggaggaggaCAACATTCCTCCTGCAGCAGTAACTATAGTCTCATCGTGttgtcctgtgtgcaggaggacaaCATTCATCCTGCAGCAGTAACTATAGTCTCATCATGttgtcctgtgtgcaggaggacaaCATTCATCCTGCAGCAGTAACTATAGTCTCATCGTGttgtcctgtgtgcaggaggacaaCATTCCTCCTGTAGCAGTAACTATAGTCTCATCGTGttgtcctgtgtgcaggaggacaaCACTCCTCCTGCAGCAGTAACTATAGTCTCATCGTGttgtcctgtgtgcaggaggaggaCAACATTCATCCTGCAGCAGTAACGATAGTCTCATCGTGTTGTCCTGTGTGCAGGTGGACAACATTCATCCTGCAGCAGTAACTATAGTATCATGttgtcctgtgtgcaggaggaggaCAACATTCCTCCTGCAGCAGTAACTATAGTCTCATCGTGttgtcctgtgtgcaggaggacaaCATTCATCCTGCAGCAGTAACTATAGTCTCATCATGttgtcctgtgtgcaggaggacaaCATTCATCCTGCAGCAGTAACTATAGTCTCATCGTGttgtcctgtgtgcaggaggacaaCATTCATCCTGCAGCAGTAACTATAGTCTCATCATGttgtcctgtgtgcaggaggacaaCATTCATCCTGTAGCAGTAACTATAGTCTCATCGTGttgtcctgtgtgcaggaggaggaCAACATGGCTACTGTTGTTTAAAGGAAAAGAGGAAAGCATGCAGTCACATGACCGTGCCTCGAGGGAAACAATTTCCCTGTTTCCTATAGCGGATTTTAAgacatttagtgtgtgtgtgtgtgtgtgtgtccgtctctGCTCATAATGGTGTAACCATAAACTCAGACAGAAGGAGAAACATCCACAGAACAATGGATCTGCATCCTAACAAAACTAACACGTTATATTTAAACTGAAGGAAATATTGTTGAGGATATGAATACAGgtaactactgtatagtactgttgaggatatgaaTACAGGTAACTTCCATACACTAagtatagtactgttgaggataGGAATACAGgtaactactgtatagtactgttgaggatatgaacacaggtaactactgtatagtactgttgaggatatgaacacaggtaactactgtatagtactgttgaggatatgaacacaggtaactactgtatagtactgttgaggatatgaacacaggtaactactgtatagtactgttgaggatatgaacacaggtaactactgtatagtactgttgaggatatgaatacaggtagatactgtatagtactgttgaggatatgaacacaggtaactactgtatagtactgttgaggatatgaacacaggtaactactgtatagtactgttgaggatatgaatacaggtagatactgtatactccgtatagtactgttgaggatatgaatacaggtagatactgtatgctcagtatagtactgttgaggatatgaacacaggtaactactgtatagtactgttgaggatatgaatacaggtagatactgtatactccgtatagtactgttgaggatatgaatacaggtagatactgtatgctcagtatagtactgttgaggatatgaacacaggtaactactgtatagtactgttgaggatatgaatacaggtagatactgtatagtactgttgaggatatgaacacaggtaactactgtatagtactgttgaggatatgaacacaggtaactactgtatagtactgttgaggatatgaatacaggtagatactgtatactccgtatagtactgttgaggatatgaatacaggtagatactgtatgctcagtatagtactgttgaggatatgaacacaggtaactactgtatagtactgttgaggatatgaatacaggtagatactgtatactccgtatagtactgttgaggatatgaatacaggtacctactgtatagtactgttgaggatatgaatacaggtagatactgtatgctcagtatagtactgttgaggatatgaagatacaggtagatactgtatgctcagtatagtactgttgaggatatgaatacaggtagatactgtatactcagtatagtactgttgaggatatgaagatacagtgaatttggaaagtattcagaccccttcacctttaccagattttgttaagttacagccttattctaaatgtttccccccctcccccctcatcaatctaaaacacaataccccataatgacaatgtcaaaaataggtttttagaaatgtttgcaaatgtgatatttaattttttttatttgtaatacatttccataagtattcagacattttaaaatcagtactttgttgaagcacctttggcagcgattacagccttgagtcttcttgggtatgacgctacaagctcggcacacctccatttggggagtttctcccatttttctctgcagatcctctcaagctctgtcaggttggatggggagtgtcgctgcacagctattttcaggtctctccagagatgttcgatcgggtcctagtccaggttctggctgggccactcaaggacattcagagacttgtcccgaatccaCCCCTGCATTGTATTTGCTgtctgcttagggtcattgtcctgttggaaggttaaccttcgcccaagtctgagctcttgagcactctggagcaggtttgcatcaaggatctctgtactttgctccgttcaccccgatcttgactagtctccctgccgctgaaatacatcctcacagcatgatgctgccaccaccatgattcacggtagggatggttccaggtttcctccagacgtgatgcttggcattcaggccaaggagtttcatcttggtttcatcagattaACCAGATCTCTGTTTGGCCAGACCAGATGAACTGCAAGCGGGCTGTCTtgtgcttccgtctggccactctaccacacaacgcctgattggtggagagctgcagaggtggttctcccatctccacagaggaactctggagcttccgtctggccactctaccacacaacgcctgattggtggagagctgcagaggtggttctcccatctccacagaggaactctggagcttccgtctggccactctaccacaaaaggcctgattggtggagagctgcagaggtggttctcccatctccacagaggaactctggagctctgtcagagtgaccatcgggttcttggtcacctccctgaccaaggcccttctccccccattgctcagtttggccgggtggccagctctaggaagagtcttggtggttccaa belongs to Oncorhynchus clarkii lewisi isolate Uvic-CL-2024 unplaced genomic scaffold, UVic_Ocla_1.0 unplaced_contig_9595_pilon_pilon, whole genome shotgun sequence and includes:
- the LOC139393665 gene encoding DEP domain-containing mTOR-interacting protein-like, with product MFCMLKRQVSPEELQTPGGPYIKKTFTIVGDAVGWGFVVRGSKPCHIQAVDPSGPAAAAGMKVCQFVVSVNGLNVLSLDYRTVSNLILTGPRTVVMEVMEEADY